One Danio aesculapii chromosome 13, fDanAes4.1, whole genome shotgun sequence DNA window includes the following coding sequences:
- the LOC130239824 gene encoding otoraplin-like, which yields MKMDKSAQTLLLVLIGVCFIGESTIHTALMDKLADTKICADRDCSYVISVASALEDYVAPDCRFINLRRGQKIYVFSKLRPAEGAGVFWSGSVYGERYVDQMGIIGYFPSNYINETQVFQKHTVEIPTTDVDFFCA from the exons ATGAAAATGGATAAATCAGCTCAAACTCTGCTCCTCGTCCTCATCGGTGTGTGTTTTATCGGCGAGTCCACGATACACACAGCTCTGATGGACAAACTGGCGGACACAAAGATCTGTGCAGACCGTGACTGCTCAT ATGTGATCTCAGTGGCTTCGGCTCTTGAGGATTACGTGGCTCCAGACTGCAGATTCATCAACCTGAGGAGAGGACAGAAGATCTATGTGTTTTCTAAACTCCGGCCTGCAGAGGGCGCTGGAGTCTTCTGGTCTGGAAGT GTTTACGGTGAGCGTTATGTGGATCAGATGGGCATCATCGGTTATTTCCCCAGTAATTACATCAACGAGACGCAGGTTTTTCAGAAGCACACTGTGGAGATCCCGACAACA GACGTGGACTTCTTCTGTGCTTAA